One genomic segment of Bradyrhizobium prioriisuperbiae includes these proteins:
- a CDS encoding ABC transporter substrate-binding protein: protein MAKFRIEAHFRLQEWVAEEKGYFRDEGLDYEFRELIRSSDGAHHVTQGQSGAFQSIEKGREANITCACHWTVNVAASRGHTKLFADAYSVAPSGIFVRADSAIKSPADLADVPISVGFQSGSHYATIQALESYMPSDKIKLSFDEGMLFSRMEAFFEGKSQAATLFGGPYYFAEQLGYRKLIDTTFMVGAMINGDPDMADVRKYFNALRRAQRDIDLRPELYTHYYKMEFPERFHAAMDTRRWGPGERIVFEPYSREVFEQSFDWIAKHEIFESGSMGSGSYENATVSMALA, encoded by the coding sequence ATGGCAAAATTCAGGATCGAAGCGCATTTTCGGCTGCAGGAGTGGGTGGCGGAAGAGAAGGGCTATTTCCGCGACGAGGGGCTCGATTACGAGTTCCGCGAGCTCATCCGCTCCAGCGACGGCGCCCATCATGTCACCCAGGGCCAGAGCGGTGCGTTCCAGAGCATCGAGAAGGGACGCGAGGCGAACATCACCTGTGCCTGCCACTGGACGGTGAATGTCGCGGCGTCGCGCGGCCACACCAAGCTGTTCGCGGACGCCTATTCGGTGGCGCCGTCGGGCATTTTTGTGCGCGCGGATTCGGCCATCAAGTCGCCGGCCGATCTCGCCGACGTGCCGATTTCGGTCGGCTTCCAGTCCGGCAGCCACTATGCCACCATCCAGGCGCTGGAGTCCTACATGCCCAGCGACAAGATCAAGCTGTCGTTCGATGAGGGCATGCTGTTCAGCCGGATGGAAGCGTTCTTCGAGGGCAAGTCGCAGGCCGCGACCCTGTTCGGCGGCCCCTATTATTTCGCCGAGCAACTGGGATATCGCAAGCTGATCGACACCACCTTCATGGTCGGCGCCATGATCAATGGCGATCCCGACATGGCCGATGTGCGCAAATACTTCAACGCCCTGCGCCGTGCCCAGCGCGACATCGACCTCCGGCCGGAGCTCTACACCCACTATTACAAGATGGAGTTCCCCGAACGATTCCATGCGGCGATGGACACGCGGCGCTGGGGGCCGGGCGAGCGCATCGTGTTCGAACCCTACAGCCGCGAGGTGTTCGAGCAGTCGTTCGACTGGATCGCCAAACACGAGATTTTCGAGTCCGGCAGCATGGGCTCGGGCAGCTACGAGAATGCCACGGTGTCGATGGCACTGGCGTAG
- a CDS encoding S1/P1 nuclease, translating into MRRIALAAAALCVSSQAFAWGPEGHSIVAEIAQRRLNAAAAAMVEKLLGRGHSLASVGSWADDVRNERPATYNWHFVSIPLALSDYQPGRDCRDDAARGDCVVKEIARLKRELRCAETDAQKAEALKYAVHFIGDIHQPLHAVLDDHGGNDFKVDVFMRGQVCLGKCVPQRTPSDLHTVWDVTLITRTVWAWGAYVDRLENGWLKTNTDPGDMAPESWAVTAHAAAREVWNAVPATMTLDDDYYRTALPVLDRQLGLGGLRLAKFLNDAYASTDCTAP; encoded by the coding sequence ATGCGACGCATCGCGTTGGCAGCAGCAGCCCTGTGTGTTTCATCGCAAGCCTTCGCCTGGGGACCGGAAGGCCACTCCATCGTGGCCGAAATCGCCCAGCGCCGCCTCAATGCCGCGGCGGCGGCGATGGTGGAGAAGCTTCTCGGACGCGGCCATTCGCTGGCCTCGGTCGGAAGCTGGGCCGACGACGTGCGCAACGAGCGGCCGGCGACCTACAACTGGCACTTCGTCAGCATCCCCCTCGCGCTCAGCGACTATCAGCCGGGGCGGGACTGCAGGGACGACGCTGCGAGGGGCGATTGCGTGGTCAAGGAGATCGCCCGGCTGAAACGCGAGCTACGCTGCGCGGAAACCGATGCGCAGAAAGCCGAAGCGCTGAAATACGCGGTGCATTTCATCGGGGACATCCATCAGCCGCTGCACGCGGTGCTGGATGACCATGGCGGCAACGATTTCAAGGTCGACGTCTTCATGCGCGGCCAGGTTTGCCTCGGCAAGTGCGTGCCACAGCGCACGCCCAGCGACCTGCACACGGTGTGGGATGTCACGCTGATCACCAGGACCGTATGGGCGTGGGGCGCCTATGTCGACCGGCTGGAGAATGGCTGGCTCAAGACCAACACCGATCCCGGCGACATGGCGCCGGAGAGCTGGGCCGTAACAGCCCATGCCGCGGCCCGCGAGGTCTGGAATGCAGTTCCCGCCACCATGACCCTCGACGACGATTATTATCGCACGGCACTCCCGGTCCTGGATCGCCAGCTCGGGCTTGGCGGACTGCGGCTTGCGAAATTCCTGAACGATGCCTATGCGAGCACGGATTGCACCGCGCCCTGA
- a CDS encoding enoyl-CoA hydratase, with amino-acid sequence MSFTEVDYTATDHVAVVTLNRPDQLNAWTAVMGQEVRAAMEQADKDDNVRVIVLTGAGRGFCAGADMKRLSQISGAGRLEEATDPPFDPTSRKDFQRKNTYFPAVSKPIIAAVNGPCAGLGLCFALFCDMRFASQQAVFTTAFARRGLIAEHGISWTLPRLVGLSKATDLLLSARKVTADEALRIGLADRLYPGDELMPATLAYANELAELSSPRSLRVIKRQLWQSPMQSLDEAMDVADHEMALSLASDDFKEGVKHFVEKRLPAFTGR; translated from the coding sequence CCCTCAATCGGCCGGATCAACTCAATGCCTGGACTGCCGTGATGGGACAGGAAGTCCGCGCGGCGATGGAACAGGCCGACAAGGACGACAATGTTCGTGTCATCGTGCTTACCGGCGCCGGGCGTGGCTTCTGCGCCGGCGCGGACATGAAGCGCCTTTCCCAGATTTCAGGCGCGGGACGTCTGGAAGAAGCCACCGATCCCCCGTTCGACCCGACATCGCGCAAGGATTTCCAGCGCAAGAACACTTACTTTCCCGCGGTCTCCAAACCAATCATCGCCGCGGTCAACGGCCCCTGCGCGGGTCTCGGCCTGTGCTTCGCCCTGTTCTGCGACATGCGCTTCGCATCGCAACAGGCCGTGTTCACCACCGCCTTTGCACGCCGCGGCCTGATCGCCGAACATGGTATCAGCTGGACCCTGCCCCGCCTGGTCGGGCTGTCGAAGGCGACCGACCTGCTGCTGTCCGCGCGCAAGGTGACGGCCGACGAGGCGCTACGGATCGGCCTGGCCGACCGGCTCTATCCCGGTGACGAACTGATGCCCGCGACCCTCGCCTACGCCAACGAGCTCGCCGAGCTGTCGTCGCCGCGATCGCTGCGCGTCATCAAGCGGCAGCTCTGGCAGAGCCCGATGCAGTCGCTCGACGAAGCCATGGACGTGGCCGACCATGAAATGGCGCTGAGTCTTGCAAGCGACGACTTCAAGGAAGGCGTGAAGCATTTCGTGGAAAAGCGCTTGCCTGCGTTTACCGGGCGGTGA
- a CDS encoding LysR family transcriptional regulator, which translates to MPTENDVELQLRDLRMLQVMLSEGSLTRAAALLDTTQPTLSKALARLRAHFDDPLLVRDGQTMRPTPKGAEILTPLRNLLSAADSLTSPPTVPFDPQSSHRQFRLLVSDVGMLRFLPPLTARLAAQGPRLKLEALPLDARNFEAKLASGEADLALGAYAKAPRDLRRQQLYTDGYLSVVRRGHPKRLQLMRLGEFRAAQHILITASETGHAAHTTAQQAIEALIPPDRVLLRLPSFVAAALVAAETDGIATLPANLALAIGDRLKLTSFKPPVTMPPIIVAQYWHERYHRDAGHRWLRQVCFSLFARGA; encoded by the coding sequence ATGCCCACTGAGAATGATGTGGAATTGCAGCTGCGCGACCTGCGGATGTTGCAGGTGATGCTCAGCGAGGGCTCGCTGACCCGCGCCGCCGCCCTGCTCGACACCACCCAGCCCACGCTGAGCAAGGCGCTGGCGCGGCTGCGCGCGCATTTCGACGACCCGCTGCTGGTGCGCGACGGCCAGACCATGCGGCCGACACCGAAGGGCGCCGAGATCCTGACCCCGTTGCGAAATCTATTAAGCGCCGCCGACAGCCTGACGTCGCCGCCCACGGTGCCGTTCGATCCGCAATCGTCGCACCGGCAATTTCGCCTGCTGGTCAGCGATGTCGGCATGTTGCGTTTCCTGCCGCCGCTGACCGCGCGACTGGCCGCACAGGGACCACGATTGAAACTGGAGGCGCTGCCGCTGGATGCCCGCAACTTCGAGGCCAAGCTCGCCAGCGGCGAGGCTGATCTGGCGCTGGGCGCCTACGCCAAGGCGCCGCGCGACCTGCGCCGGCAACAGCTCTATACCGACGGCTATCTCAGCGTGGTGCGGCGCGGGCACCCCAAACGGCTGCAGTTGATGCGACTCGGCGAATTTCGCGCCGCGCAGCACATCCTGATCACCGCGTCCGAGACCGGCCATGCGGCGCACACCACCGCGCAGCAGGCAATCGAGGCGCTGATCCCGCCGGATCGGGTGCTGCTGCGGCTGCCGAGTTTTGTCGCGGCCGCGCTGGTCGCGGCCGAGACCGACGGCATCGCCACGTTGCCGGCGAACCTCGCTTTGGCCATCGGCGACCGGTTGAAACTCACGAGCTTCAAGCCACCGGTGACGATGCCGCCGATCATTGTGGCGCAATACTGGCACGAGCGTTATCACCGCGACGCCGGCCACCGCTGGTTGCGGCAGGTGTGTTTCAGCTTGTTTGCGCGGGGCGCGT